The Treponema primitia ZAS-1 genome window below encodes:
- a CDS encoding chemotaxis protein CheA encodes MSDYLDPNNEELLKDFFSEAQMQVDTLEQNILVLENESGNKDAVDEIFRAAHTLKGGSATVEMMELSHFTHMVEDVLDAIRSDKLVVNEDVVDTLLAAIDIIKAMLGQRMEGAIYQENTSEMEGRLEALIPESAKGKKGSSAKAKPAAAPVPAAAPAPAPAVSAGGLSEEDLQELRESVDGGMPIYRITVAFDENSLMNTVGGIQVYAALKGDSTVLRTVPDFEQLYEDNFYPKVEYYTASNRSVEDLKRKVLIPDVSLSAEVVDVSKPAADAAPAPAAAAPVEAPKPAAPVVAAAPEPAAAPAKSAAATAAAGEDAKKAGKEAGSILRVDSKRIDDLLNLVSETVITKATFNQISNQFSDLVNDLHSIEASYREKIKGLFDSLPDYLDGIQEGRSIKDVRKEINEEYGDIFTLFDGFEASLKNNMGKFRSTSQNLGRITGELQEGVMRIRMVPISQIFSRFPRLVRDLSKSLNKKINLVIEGEETELDKSVIEDLLDPIMHSVRNSIDHGIESQEDRKAAGKPEEGMVLLKATNEGNMIVIEISDDGKGIDVEGVKAKAVERGLISPNKLLTDVEAFNLIFEPGFSTAKTITSISGRGVGLDVVRRSIEKLNGTVTVTSERGKGTKFLIKLPLTLAIIQGLLVRVGEEIYSIPITSVIESLRIKPEEIRMIDNYEVFNIRNDVVSLLRLNRLFGIRTEDHQDYNFIVIVGTAEKKMGFMVDSLIGEEDVVIKPLRDQFTNSPGIAGASILGDGSVSLIIDVSQLLELGLHQEMEARRVRENYSR; translated from the coding sequence ATGAGTGATTATCTGGATCCTAATAATGAAGAACTTCTCAAGGACTTTTTCAGCGAAGCCCAAATGCAGGTCGACACCCTGGAGCAGAACATCCTGGTTCTTGAGAACGAAAGCGGTAATAAAGACGCGGTAGATGAAATATTCCGTGCGGCCCATACCCTGAAAGGCGGGTCTGCAACCGTGGAGATGATGGAACTATCCCATTTTACCCACATGGTAGAGGATGTTTTGGATGCCATCCGTTCGGATAAGCTTGTGGTCAACGAGGATGTGGTGGATACCCTCCTGGCGGCCATTGATATCATTAAAGCAATGCTTGGTCAGCGCATGGAAGGGGCTATCTATCAGGAGAACACCTCCGAAATGGAAGGTCGCCTGGAAGCGCTTATCCCCGAAAGTGCCAAGGGCAAAAAAGGCTCCTCCGCTAAGGCTAAACCCGCCGCTGCCCCGGTGCCCGCAGCCGCTCCTGCTCCTGCCCCCGCAGTAAGTGCGGGCGGTCTTTCGGAAGAGGATCTCCAGGAACTGCGAGAATCCGTGGACGGCGGTATGCCGATTTACCGGATCACCGTTGCTTTTGACGAAAACAGCCTGATGAATACCGTAGGCGGTATCCAGGTATATGCTGCCCTCAAGGGGGACAGCACCGTTCTCCGGACCGTACCGGATTTTGAACAGCTCTACGAAGATAATTTCTACCCCAAGGTAGAGTACTATACCGCCAGCAATAGGTCGGTGGAGGACCTTAAAAGAAAGGTCCTCATCCCCGATGTATCCCTTTCCGCAGAAGTGGTTGATGTAAGCAAGCCCGCCGCCGACGCTGCCCCTGCTCCGGCAGCAGCCGCTCCGGTCGAAGCGCCCAAACCGGCTGCTCCTGTGGTGGCCGCCGCTCCCGAGCCCGCCGCCGCTCCGGCCAAATCCGCCGCAGCCACCGCCGCCGCCGGCGAAGATGCTAAGAAGGCGGGGAAAGAGGCCGGATCCATACTCCGGGTCGATTCCAAGCGTATCGACGACCTCCTCAACCTAGTATCCGAAACGGTTATCACCAAGGCCACCTTCAACCAGATAAGCAACCAGTTTAGTGATCTGGTTAACGACCTCCACAGCATAGAGGCGTCCTACCGGGAAAAAATTAAGGGCCTGTTCGACAGCCTGCCGGATTACCTGGATGGTATTCAGGAAGGGCGTTCCATAAAGGATGTCCGTAAGGAAATCAACGAAGAATACGGGGATATCTTTACCCTCTTTGATGGCTTTGAAGCGTCCCTAAAGAACAATATGGGCAAATTCCGGTCCACCTCCCAGAACCTGGGACGGATCACCGGGGAACTCCAGGAAGGGGTCATGCGGATCCGCATGGTGCCCATCAGCCAGATCTTCAGCCGTTTCCCGCGCTTAGTCCGGGACCTGTCCAAGAGTCTGAACAAAAAGATCAACCTGGTTATCGAAGGCGAGGAAACCGAGTTGGACAAGTCGGTCATCGAGGACCTCCTGGACCCGATCATGCACTCGGTGCGGAATTCCATTGACCACGGTATTGAATCCCAGGAAGACCGGAAGGCCGCAGGTAAGCCTGAAGAAGGGATGGTCCTCCTTAAAGCAACCAACGAAGGGAACATGATCGTCATCGAAATATCCGACGACGGCAAGGGCATAGACGTGGAAGGGGTCAAGGCAAAAGCGGTTGAGCGGGGACTTATCAGCCCCAACAAGCTGCTCACCGACGTGGAAGCCTTCAACCTCATCTTTGAGCCGGGCTTCTCCACCGCCAAGACCATTACCTCCATATCCGGCCGCGGGGTCGGTTTGGACGTGGTCCGCCGGTCCATCGAAAAGCTCAACGGAACCGTTACGGTTACCTCCGAAAGGGGCAAGGGCACCAAGTTCCTCATCAAACTGCCCCTCACCCTGGCAATTATCCAGGGCCTTCTGGTCCGGGTGGGCGAGGAAATCTACTCCATCCCCATTACCTCGGTTATCGAAAGTCTGCGGATCAAGCCCGAAGAAATCAGGATGATCGACAACTACGAAGTCTTTAATATACGGAACGATGTGGTCTCCCTGCTCCGGCTTAACCGGCTCTTTGGCATACGTACCGAAGACCACCAGGATTACAACTTTATCGTCATCGTTGGCACGGCGGAGAAGAAGATGGGCTTCATGGTAGACAGCCTCATCGGTGAGGAAGACGTGGTCATCAAACCCCTGCGGGATCAGTTCACCAATTCTCCGGGAATTGCCGGAGCGTCCATACTGGGAGACGGTTCAGTTTCCCTGATCATCGACGTAAGCCAGCTTTTGGAACTGGGACTTCACCAGGAGATGGAAGCGCGGCGTGTCCGCGAAAACTATTCCCGGTAG
- a CDS encoding CheR family methyltransferase: MAVIRDLAEVNAELQAQKERADTVDFKMITFSLGGKDYAVDIMNVKEIAKADKFTYVPNAASFVRGVYNLRGDIIPIVDLRAFFHLPVDKKQDGLENMLILRIEDRVYGTIVDKIDRVVGINSESIQPPHPIFGDINIKYISGVVEKQGELFVILDVIRIFTQSEEDKAKPRGQAIQEGIAPAAPDNFFPPPQAGGVAAAAPVSAPRDSDLEFIKESLGALRHFSAGALNEMWIRKRFTEWTTTHGGSDIQLKNANDADEFLQTFSSPGTGTFWSDDFAYTLKSVLPDLPSNSIQVWNLGCGKGYETYSLACILKSRYPDGHVKIWANDSDIMSISSAPNMTFDLEDVPEYCRAFMTKGKNGYSFNPAIKDSILFEYHDVLNDNPLPELDIIVARDLLSFFNEQQQGKVMGDFSEKLKTRGVIVLGTNETLPENQWLPIGKGSVSAFMRT; encoded by the coding sequence ATGGCAGTGATAAGAGATTTGGCGGAGGTTAACGCCGAGCTACAAGCCCAGAAAGAACGGGCGGATACGGTTGATTTCAAGATGATCACCTTCTCCTTGGGCGGTAAGGACTACGCGGTGGACATCATGAACGTCAAGGAAATCGCCAAGGCGGATAAGTTCACCTACGTTCCCAACGCCGCATCCTTTGTCCGGGGGGTGTACAATCTCCGGGGTGATATCATACCCATCGTAGACCTCAGGGCCTTTTTCCACCTTCCGGTGGATAAAAAACAGGACGGTCTTGAAAATATGCTGATCCTTCGCATTGAGGATCGGGTATACGGGACCATCGTGGATAAGATAGACCGGGTGGTGGGGATCAATTCCGAATCCATCCAGCCGCCGCATCCCATTTTTGGCGATATTAACATCAAATACATCAGCGGTGTGGTGGAAAAGCAGGGGGAACTCTTTGTCATCCTGGACGTGATCCGGATCTTTACCCAAAGCGAAGAAGACAAGGCCAAGCCCCGTGGCCAGGCCATACAGGAAGGTATTGCCCCCGCAGCGCCGGACAATTTTTTCCCGCCCCCCCAGGCCGGCGGCGTCGCAGCTGCCGCACCGGTTTCAGCTCCCCGGGATTCAGACCTGGAGTTTATCAAGGAAAGCCTGGGCGCCCTCAGGCATTTTAGCGCCGGCGCCCTCAACGAAATGTGGATCCGCAAGCGCTTTACCGAATGGACCACCACCCACGGCGGCAGCGATATCCAGCTTAAGAACGCCAATGACGCCGATGAATTCCTCCAGACCTTTAGCTCCCCCGGTACGGGGACCTTCTGGAGCGATGACTTCGCCTATACCCTTAAATCGGTTCTGCCGGATCTGCCCTCCAACAGCATCCAGGTTTGGAACCTAGGCTGCGGAAAGGGCTATGAAACTTATTCATTAGCGTGTATACTCAAATCACGGTATCCGGACGGGCACGTCAAGATTTGGGCCAACGATAGCGACATCATGTCCATATCATCGGCGCCGAATATGACCTTTGACCTAGAGGATGTACCGGAATATTGCCGGGCTTTTATGACCAAGGGAAAGAACGGGTATAGCTTCAACCCCGCTATAAAGGATTCGATACTCTTCGAATACCATGACGTGTTGAACGACAACCCCCTTCCTGAATTGGATATTATCGTTGCCCGGGATTTACTTTCCTTCTTTAATGAGCAGCAGCAGGGAAAAGTCATGGGTGATTTTTCCGAAAAATTAAAGACCCGGGGGGTAATTGTTCTGGGAACCAATGAGACATTACCGGAAAACCAATGGCTTCCCATTGGGAAAGGCAGTGTTTCCGCATTTATGCGAACATAA
- a CDS encoding chemotaxis protein CheX yields MRVEYINPFVEAAFSVLKEVLNTDVKRGDLYLKSTTMSIMGVAALVGLAGDVEGRVVFDMTKQTALGVAGAMNGETFTTMDELAKATIQELANMITAQAVTKLHDLGFKFDLTPPALFTGENMEISNREVEALIVPMELGPIGKIEINVAVRERA; encoded by the coding sequence ATGAGAGTCGAATATATCAATCCCTTTGTTGAAGCCGCTTTTAGTGTTTTAAAGGAAGTCCTTAATACGGATGTAAAGCGGGGGGATCTGTACCTTAAATCCACCACCATGTCCATCATGGGAGTCGCCGCCCTGGTAGGTCTTGCGGGGGATGTGGAAGGCCGGGTGGTCTTCGACATGACCAAGCAGACCGCCCTGGGTGTTGCGGGCGCCATGAACGGCGAAACCTTCACCACCATGGATGAGCTTGCCAAGGCTACCATCCAGGAGCTTGCCAACATGATCACCGCCCAGGCGGTAACCAAGCTCCATGACCTGGGCTTTAAGTTCGACCTTACCCCGCCGGCCCTCTTTACCGGTGAAAATATGGAAATCTCCAACCGCGAAGTGGAAGCCCTCATCGTCCCCATGGAACTGGGCCCCATCGGCAAGATCGAGATCAACGTCGCCGTCCGGGAACGGGCTTAA
- a CDS encoding sodium:solute symporter family protein, translating into MSIQLGILIVYVVVLIGISWWSTKLQKKASGSKMLSYLLAGRNMPAVVICVMLVGLAVGGASTVGVAETAYNAGFSAGWYNAAWGMGGIAVGLFVAKFFRKMSVKTIPEMMGLMFGPKTRFLSVVNQLLVMISITALQYVAGGSILKALLPDIFTFQGGLITTALIFIFITVVGGYWASGLTNIINVVMIYIGIIAALINTLGVFGGMEVIKLTLPPPSAAWFHPISGLGIAVVAGYVAVMVTMAITTQAVAQISFAAKDEKTAKWGFLAGGLIILPAGFLCAFFGIIARSQFPNLENAAMALPTIAAQLSPFVGGIFLASLWAADISTAVALLMGCSTLVLEDIVKKVYTKPIKKEHELLVSRLTVLGVSLLSFLLALTVVGILRTITTALAITTSFTLLILSDIYFHKLNRKASGFWIVLLSLLLWVVWTYLPQFRIGPALIYMEWVGCGALFILFAIFAKEPANRLVPQVEK; encoded by the coding sequence TTGAGTATTCAGTTAGGGATCCTTATTGTGTATGTGGTGGTGTTGATCGGTATTTCCTGGTGGTCCACCAAGCTGCAGAAAAAAGCCAGCGGCAGTAAAATGTTGAGTTATTTGCTGGCGGGCCGGAATATGCCGGCGGTGGTCATCTGTGTCATGCTGGTAGGGCTGGCGGTGGGCGGCGCTTCCACGGTCGGTGTGGCTGAAACAGCCTATAACGCCGGGTTTTCCGCCGGGTGGTACAACGCCGCCTGGGGTATGGGGGGCATCGCCGTGGGACTCTTCGTGGCGAAATTCTTCCGCAAGATGAGCGTCAAGACCATCCCCGAAATGATGGGCCTCATGTTCGGGCCAAAGACCCGGTTTCTCAGCGTGGTTAACCAGCTTCTGGTAATGATTAGTATTACCGCCCTGCAGTATGTGGCCGGGGGTTCGATCCTTAAGGCCCTGCTGCCGGATATCTTTACCTTCCAGGGCGGGCTCATTACCACCGCGCTTATTTTCATATTCATTACCGTTGTGGGCGGTTATTGGGCCAGCGGACTTACCAATATCATCAATGTGGTTATGATTTACATTGGCATCATTGCGGCGCTGATTAATACCCTCGGCGTCTTCGGCGGAATGGAAGTTATCAAGCTTACCCTGCCTCCCCCAAGCGCGGCCTGGTTTCATCCCATTTCCGGCCTGGGGATAGCCGTTGTGGCAGGCTATGTGGCGGTTATGGTGACCATGGCCATCACTACCCAGGCGGTGGCCCAGATTAGCTTTGCCGCTAAGGATGAAAAAACCGCCAAGTGGGGTTTCCTCGCCGGCGGCTTAATCATCCTTCCCGCGGGTTTTCTCTGCGCCTTTTTCGGAATCATCGCCCGGTCCCAGTTTCCCAACCTGGAAAACGCGGCCATGGCCCTGCCCACTATTGCGGCCCAGCTTTCACCCTTTGTGGGTGGGATCTTCCTGGCCTCCCTCTGGGCTGCGGATATCTCCACCGCGGTGGCCCTGCTTATGGGATGTTCCACCCTGGTCCTGGAGGATATCGTTAAGAAGGTCTACACCAAGCCTATTAAAAAGGAGCATGAACTCCTGGTTTCCCGCCTTACGGTGCTGGGGGTAAGCCTCCTCTCCTTCCTCCTCGCCCTGACGGTGGTAGGTATTCTGCGGACCATTACCACGGCTCTGGCAATTACCACCTCCTTCACCCTGCTAATTCTGTCGGATATCTATTTCCATAAACTCAACCGAAAGGCCAGCGGTTTCTGGATCGTCCTGCTCTCCCTCCTGCTCTGGGTGGTCTGGACCTATCTGCCCCAGTTCCGCATAGGGCCGGCGCTGATCTACATGGAATGGGTAGGCTGCGGCGCTCTCTTTATCCTCTTTGCCATCTTTGCCAAGGAGCCGGCGAACCGGCTGGTACCCCAGGTAGAAAAATAA
- a CDS encoding Ldh family oxidoreductase — translation MSRTVAFDNLIKFTKTVLLRCYGYSEREADVTSRVLVEADARNIPSHGVSRLDFYRKNIQGGFAKPGAEPEIVWQTPVSLVVDGHDGIGSYIAEWSVDKTIEKAKQSGTAFCAVRDSNHYGIAGLWAEKIARQDMIGMAFTNTRTCGIPTYGRERVLGTNPIAVAIPEREDRIFLLDMATSTVAHGKVEVYDRRKKPMPQGWAVDENGVGTTDATAFEKLFYANPQYGGHLYLGGEGEENGGHKGFGLALLVEILCSGLSLGMSSLNTFQPGKGSGITHFFGAMRLDLFGRSGDLKDHVGDILRDIRVGEKAAGQERIYIHGEKEAEARTKSLKEGIFIDDATAEFLDSLAKEAGIPIV, via the coding sequence ATGAGCAGGACCGTAGCATTCGACAATTTAATCAAATTTACGAAAACAGTTTTACTGCGTTGTTACGGTTACTCCGAAAGGGAGGCGGATGTTACATCCCGGGTCCTGGTGGAAGCGGACGCCCGGAACATCCCCTCCCACGGGGTATCCCGGCTGGATTTTTACCGGAAGAACATCCAGGGCGGTTTTGCCAAACCCGGCGCCGAGCCGGAAATTGTCTGGCAGACCCCCGTATCTCTGGTGGTGGATGGCCACGACGGTATCGGCTCCTACATCGCCGAATGGAGTGTGGATAAAACCATTGAGAAAGCTAAACAGTCCGGGACCGCCTTCTGTGCGGTACGGGATTCCAACCACTACGGTATAGCCGGACTCTGGGCGGAAAAGATTGCCCGGCAGGATATGATCGGCATGGCCTTTACCAATACCCGGACCTGCGGTATCCCCACCTACGGGCGGGAGCGGGTCCTGGGGACCAATCCCATCGCGGTGGCCATCCCCGAGCGGGAAGACCGGATCTTCCTGCTGGACATGGCTACCTCCACGGTGGCCCACGGCAAAGTTGAAGTCTACGACCGGCGGAAAAAGCCCATGCCCCAGGGTTGGGCGGTGGACGAAAACGGCGTGGGCACCACCGACGCCACCGCCTTTGAAAAGCTCTTCTATGCAAACCCCCAGTACGGCGGCCATCTTTATTTAGGGGGTGAAGGGGAAGAGAACGGCGGCCACAAAGGCTTCGGCCTGGCGCTGTTGGTGGAGATCCTCTGTTCCGGCCTTTCCCTGGGGATGAGCAGCCTCAATACCTTCCAACCGGGAAAGGGTTCGGGGATTACCCACTTCTTCGGCGCCATGCGGCTGGACCTGTTCGGCCGGAGCGGAGATCTGAAGGACCATGTGGGGGATATACTCCGGGATATCCGTGTGGGCGAAAAAGCCGCCGGCCAGGAGCGCATCTACATCCACGGGGAAAAGGAAGCGGAAGCCCGGACAAAATCCTTAAAAGAAGGTATTTTTATTGACGATGCCACCGCTGAATTCCTGGATTCCCTTGCGAAAGAGGCCGGTATACCGATAGTATAG
- a CDS encoding YitT family protein, which produces MISGESARYTVKRILLLLLGSILMALNINTFVHAGGLIPGGFTGITILVQQVGSRFWGVEIPFSFVYIGLNAIPAAICFKYVGKKFALYSVLVIVVSGFLTDWMPRMFIDFLQLHDILLSAVFGGILNAVGISLCLYADATSGGTDFIAIFISEKYHKETWNYIFAGNCVILAIAAWLFSIDKALYSIIFQFATTMGLSSLYHGYQQKTLLIITSKPDEVYTLIKERTNHAATSFKGFGYFDQTERTLLYSVVSAYETPSLITAIKKVDEGAFINVIRTEQLNGRFYTRPKD; this is translated from the coding sequence ATGATCTCAGGCGAAAGTGCCCGCTACACCGTGAAACGCATCCTCCTTCTGCTCCTGGGTTCTATTCTAATGGCCCTTAACATTAACACCTTTGTCCACGCCGGGGGCCTTATCCCCGGAGGCTTTACCGGCATCACCATCCTGGTCCAACAGGTCGGCAGCCGTTTCTGGGGTGTGGAGATACCCTTTAGTTTTGTCTACATCGGGCTCAACGCCATACCCGCGGCCATTTGTTTTAAGTATGTGGGAAAGAAGTTCGCCCTGTATTCGGTACTGGTAATTGTGGTAAGCGGTTTCCTCACCGACTGGATGCCCAGGATGTTCATCGATTTCCTGCAGCTCCACGACATCCTGCTGTCCGCCGTGTTTGGGGGTATTCTTAACGCCGTAGGTATCAGCCTCTGCCTCTATGCGGACGCCACCAGCGGAGGCACCGACTTTATCGCCATATTCATATCCGAAAAGTATCACAAGGAAACCTGGAACTACATTTTCGCGGGAAACTGCGTCATTCTAGCCATAGCGGCCTGGCTTTTCAGCATAGACAAGGCCCTCTATTCGATTATTTTCCAGTTTGCCACCACCATGGGCCTATCCTCCCTCTACCACGGCTACCAGCAGAAAACCCTGCTCATCATTACGAGCAAGCCCGACGAGGTATACACCCTGATCAAGGAGCGGACTAACCACGCCGCCACCTCCTTTAAGGGCTTTGGCTATTTTGACCAGACCGAACGCACCCTCCTCTATTCCGTGGTATCCGCCTACGAGACCCCCTCCCTGATTACCGCCATAAAGAAGGTAGACGAGGGCGCTTTTATCAACGTGATACGGACTGAGCAGCTTAACGGCCGCTTCTACACCCGGCCCAAGGACTAG
- the fabV gene encoding enoyl-ACP reductase FabV, with the protein MVIKPLIRENICINSHPTGCAQAVRNQIEFVKNTLAGGREPEEIDAPQGAPKLVLVVGCSTGYGLASRISAAFGYGAATVGVSFEKAASATKPGTPGWYNNRVFEAEADKADLVAITLDGDAFSDSMKADTADAIREAARRAGIAPKVDLIIYSLASPVRVDPKTGIMHRSVIKPTGKAYSGKTINMLTAEIREVSAEPATEAEIADTVKVMGGEDWELWIEALGKEGVLSSTVRTVAYTYLGPELSWDIYKNGTIGRAKEDLERAGRVINQKLAASGGAAWISVNKALVTRSSAVIPIIPFYIACLFKMMKAKGLHEGCIEQIVRLYRDRLYTPETAQNPGKVPVDSEGRIRIDDWEMRDDVQKETSDQMAKVTEENIFETTDLAGFKHDFMEIHGFDVAGVDYEADVNTLLNDETEEELALRA; encoded by the coding sequence ATGGTTATTAAGCCCCTAATCAGAGAAAACATCTGTATCAACAGCCATCCCACAGGATGCGCCCAGGCAGTACGAAACCAAATTGAGTTTGTAAAAAACACTCTTGCCGGAGGCAGGGAACCGGAAGAAATAGATGCTCCCCAGGGAGCGCCGAAATTGGTTTTAGTAGTTGGCTGTTCCACCGGTTATGGCTTGGCCAGCCGGATCTCCGCCGCCTTCGGGTATGGCGCCGCTACCGTGGGGGTCTCCTTCGAAAAGGCCGCCTCCGCAACCAAACCCGGTACCCCGGGCTGGTACAACAACCGGGTTTTCGAAGCGGAAGCAGATAAGGCTGATCTGGTCGCCATCACCCTGGATGGGGATGCCTTCTCGGACTCTATGAAGGCGGATACCGCCGATGCAATCCGGGAAGCAGCCCGCCGGGCAGGGATTGCTCCAAAGGTTGACCTTATCATCTATTCCCTGGCTTCCCCGGTCCGGGTGGATCCCAAAACCGGTATCATGCACCGCTCGGTGATCAAACCTACGGGCAAAGCCTATTCGGGAAAAACTATCAACATGCTCACCGCCGAGATTCGGGAAGTCAGCGCCGAACCCGCCACCGAAGCAGAAATTGCCGATACCGTAAAGGTTATGGGCGGCGAAGACTGGGAACTCTGGATCGAAGCTCTGGGAAAAGAGGGTGTTCTCTCCTCTACAGTACGAACCGTGGCTTATACCTACCTCGGGCCGGAACTCTCCTGGGATATCTACAAAAACGGTACCATAGGCCGGGCCAAGGAAGACCTGGAACGGGCCGGCCGCGTTATCAATCAAAAGCTCGCAGCTTCCGGCGGTGCGGCATGGATATCCGTAAACAAAGCCCTGGTAACCCGGTCCAGCGCGGTTATCCCCATCATCCCCTTCTATATCGCCTGTCTCTTTAAGATGATGAAAGCAAAGGGCCTCCACGAAGGCTGCATTGAACAGATAGTCCGGCTCTATCGGGACCGGCTCTATACCCCGGAAACAGCCCAAAATCCCGGGAAGGTCCCGGTGGACAGCGAGGGCCGGATCAGAATTGATGACTGGGAGATGCGTGATGATGTCCAGAAGGAAACTTCAGATCAGATGGCCAAGGTCACGGAAGAAAATATTTTTGAAACCACGGACCTCGCCGGTTTCAAACACGACTTCATGGAAATCCACGGCTTCGATGTTGCGGGCGTGGACTACGAAGCTGACGTGAACACTTTATTAAACGATGAAACGGAAGAAGAATTAGCCCTTCGGGCATAA
- the rplQ gene encoding 50S ribosomal protein L17, which translates to MNHRSGFNPLERMAASRKALHRSMVTSLFRYERIRTTKAKALEIRRSAEKLITRAKVDSVHNRRLVSARLYDEGIVAKLFTDIALRMKERPGGYTRIIKLGERLGDAADVVILELVDYKLDIEGTTDKKAKKADAKKADTADAKEKKTDGKKDSAKGAAKTAAAKGKAKAPRKTAPAAK; encoded by the coding sequence ATGAATCATAGAAGCGGATTTAATCCCCTTGAACGGATGGCGGCCAGCCGGAAGGCGCTGCACCGCAGTATGGTAACCTCTCTTTTCCGCTACGAGCGGATTAGGACCACCAAGGCCAAGGCTCTGGAAATCCGCCGGAGTGCGGAGAAACTTATTACCCGGGCTAAGGTTGATTCGGTTCATAACCGACGCCTTGTTTCTGCACGGCTGTACGACGAAGGCATTGTGGCTAAGCTCTTTACCGATATTGCTCTGCGCATGAAGGAAAGGCCCGGTGGGTATACCCGGATCATCAAGCTGGGGGAACGCCTGGGGGATGCTGCGGATGTGGTTATCCTTGAACTGGTAGACTATAAGCTGGATATCGAGGGCACCACGGATAAAAAGGCCAAAAAGGCTGATGCGAAGAAAGCTGACACCGCTGACGCCAAGGAAAAGAAGACCGACGGAAAGAAGGACAGCGCAAAGGGCGCCGCTAAGACTGCTGCCGCTAAGGGCAAAGCTAAGGCGCCGAGAAAAACCGCTCCGGCGGCTAAGTAA
- a CDS encoding DNA-directed RNA polymerase subunit alpha, giving the protein MARKNLLKGFKRPKGITFEHGELKPNYGKFIAAPFEPGFGTTVGNTLRRVLLSSIQGYAITAVKITSYDAEGVAHSVSSEFETIPNIVEDTLEVINNLKQIRLKLPQDIEQDILLYEWSGKGEIKSDDFERTGQVEVLSTGQHIMTLMDDARLEFEVQIDLGRGYIPSEVNERYVDVIGTIPMDAIFSPVKKVKFAVEPTRVGQRSDYDKLVLEIWTYGTIKPDDALAEAAKIAKDHFSVFINFDENNLGLDEDLDEDDERIRQILNTPVEELELSVRSSNCLKNANIKTIGELTRKTEDDIAKTRNFGKKSLQEIKEKLKEWNLNFGITDINVLKNAVKIAPHKEEEDES; this is encoded by the coding sequence ATGGCCCGTAAGAACCTGCTTAAAGGATTCAAACGCCCGAAAGGTATCACCTTTGAGCATGGTGAGCTTAAACCGAATTACGGAAAGTTCATCGCCGCTCCTTTCGAACCGGGATTCGGTACGACTGTGGGCAATACCCTGCGAAGAGTTCTCCTTTCTTCAATTCAGGGTTACGCAATCACGGCGGTTAAGATTACTTCTTATGACGCCGAAGGGGTTGCCCATAGTGTTTCCAGTGAATTTGAGACCATTCCAAATATTGTTGAGGATACCCTTGAGGTTATCAATAACCTCAAGCAGATTCGGCTCAAGCTTCCCCAGGATATTGAGCAGGATATACTCCTCTACGAATGGTCCGGAAAGGGCGAAATAAAAAGTGACGATTTTGAGCGTACCGGTCAGGTAGAAGTACTGAGCACAGGGCAGCATATTATGACCCTTATGGACGATGCCCGTCTTGAGTTTGAGGTGCAGATCGACCTTGGCCGGGGTTACATTCCCTCGGAGGTGAATGAGCGCTATGTGGATGTGATTGGTACTATTCCCATGGATGCGATTTTCTCGCCGGTAAAGAAAGTAAAGTTTGCGGTAGAGCCCACCCGGGTGGGGCAGCGCAGTGATTATGACAAACTGGTTCTTGAGATATGGACCTATGGAACTATCAAACCCGATGATGCCCTGGCGGAAGCCGCCAAGATAGCCAAGGATCATTTTTCTGTTTTTATTAACTTTGATGAAAACAACCTGGGGCTTGATGAGGATTTGGACGAGGATGACGAGCGGATCCGGCAGATTCTTAATACCCCGGTGGAGGAACTGGAACTTTCGGTCCGGTCTTCCAACTGTCTTAAGAACGCGAACATTAAAACTATTGGGGAATTAACCCGGAAAACCGAGGATGATATCGCCAAGACCCGTAACTTCGGGAAAAAGTCCCTCCAGGAGATTAAAGAGAAGCTCAAGGAGTGGAATCTGAATTTCGGTATAACCGATATCAACGTGCTGAAGAATGCGGTTAAAATAGCCCCCCATAAGGAAGAAGAAGATGAATCATAG